The genomic segment TAAAATTTGGGCAGCTAGGTACAGCGCCTCCAGATTATGACTGTGAACGCAGAGGATTGCGATCAGGGACTCAGCTGCTTGCTTGGCGACGAGCTCTCCCTGATCTGACCGGCCGGCTAGAGCAAAAAGGGTTGATATAACGAGCTGCAGCTCAGAGCGAGTTAGGGTAGAAGCGTTTTGTAGTATAGCGATAGTGGTGAGAGCTGATTCGTTATGGGCTTCACGGATAACACCTAGCACCTCTTCTAGCGTGAGCGTCGTGCCATTAAGCTCAAAGCTGCTAGCCGGACCATCATCAGTCATGCCCGGTATCTTAAGTAGTAGAGGAGCTAGCTTTGTGTTGCTATCAGTCATAAAATTAGTACGCCCCGCCTGATGGATCTGATAGGCGAAATAGTTACCTATCCAGTGGTATGGTGCATTACGGTAAATGAGTTACCTAAAGGGCATCTTATAACTACTTGAATTATTTAAGGTAGCTACAAGGGTTGGCAGGCAGGGCAAAGAGCGATGTTTTATTGACCGTAATCGTATTGGCGATCCTTATAAAGATGCTAGAGCACGAATTTTAACAGAGTGCCCATATCATTCCTAAGTTTAACAAGTTGTTTGTTATGTCGCTAGACAAGTTCATCATGGGGGGATTCACTGGCAGTACCGGCTCTAGTACGGGGCAGTGGGTATCGAGCAGCCGAGACTCGCACAAAGAGCAGACCTTTCAACCCGATCGTGATACCGGTAGCAGCTTCGTGCTTGGTGGAGGAGGAAGCTCTGTGCGCTCTAAATATAATGAAAGTAATAGTGGTTCTAGATTAGGACAGCAAGGGACACCGTCTCTATCGCCGCGCGATGAGATTCGGTTGCACGGCGCACGGGGCAGTGGAGATATTCCGTCTGGGTGTTTCGGAGGAGGGAGAGGCAAGTCCGCTTCAAGTAGTGCGGATAGCAGTAAGGTGATTCCAGCGGTGTTTCTAGCCATTGCTTTTTTTATCTGTATGTTTATCGCGATCTCAGCAAGCCCAGCGTCAAATCAAGGGTTAGAGGGCAGGCCAAAACCCAATCTCGGGGCTAATCCGGCCACCAACCGTAACTTTCAACCTAGTTGGTCACGGTAACGTTTTTATCTATAAAGCTAGCGACAGCAGCGCTCAGAGGTTCAGCACCAAGCTCAATAGAGTTAATATGCGTCGCCCTTGGCACGATCATAAGGCTTTTTTCACATGAGGCGAGCGCATAAAGTTGATGGGCCATCGTAACAGGAACAACTAGATCGGCCTCTCCGTGGATCATAAATAGCGGCAGCCGTAGCCGAGGCATCCTTTGATCGTTGCGAAATCTGTTCGGCACAAGTTTCCATACAGGCAGGTATGGGTAGAGATAGCGCGACATATCCAAGGAGTTCGTAAAGGTGCTTTCGGTAATAAGGCCGGCCGCTGGAACGTGTTGCAATAGCTCTAACGCTACAGCGCCACCCATGGAGCATCCATAAACGATTATCTGCTCAGGAGCGTATCCCAGCACGTAGCGCAGGTGTGAGTACGCAGCACGCGCACTGGCGTAGAGCCGCTCCTCAGAGGGGGTCCCACTGCTCGCTCCATAACCTGGATAGTCGAAGGATAAACAGGCAGCCCCGATAGAGGAGAAGAGTTCGTAGTGCGCGGCAAATTTGGTCAGGTTGTGCTTATTGCCGTGGATAAAGAGCACGGCATGTCTCGACGAACTGCCAAAGAACGCCCCATCCAGATCTAGACCGAACTCCCCACCAAAGCGAAATCTCGCCGCATTA from the Pseudomonadota bacterium genome contains:
- a CDS encoding alpha/beta hydrolase, encoding MLNYLEQRLSFKPTSTDYGGLTRFNAARFRFGGEFGLDLDGAFFGSSSRHAVLFIHGNKHNLTKFAAHYELFSSIGAACLSFDYPGYGASSGTPSEERLYASARAAYSHLRYVLGYAPEQIIVYGCSMGGAVALELLQHVPAAGLITESTFTNSLDMSRYLYPYLPVWKLVPNRFRNDQRMPRLRLPLFMIHGEADLVVPVTMAHQLYALASCEKSLMIVPRATHINSIELGAEPLSAAVASFIDKNVTVTN